ACATATATTTTTGAGCCTTTTGCCATCGTTTCTACATAACCTTTTAAGAAACCACGGAGGTTTTTAAGTTTAGCTGCATCATCCAGCGATGCTTGGTTGGAAGCAAATAAAGGCTGTTCACTATTGAGAGATATTTGCGAAGCAATAACGTTTTCATAAGCATCTTTTGAGAAACTCGCGCCAGCTTCTGCAGTTGACGTAATCCTTTCAAATTCAGGCTTAAAAGCATTTTTTTCTGCAAGTTTTGCAAGCTCTTCTTCCCGTTGATCAAGGTAATTCCCAACTGCACACCCAATTGCACCACCAATAAGACCACCGAGAATGGCTTTTCGGGGGTCACCTGAGTCAATAAGTACTGCTACAGAACCTATAGTAGCGCCACCTAAACAACCTAATGTGGTATTTGATAATGAGCCAGTGCTTGAACATCCCGTGAGTATGAGAGGTGTTGCTAACGCTACAGCAACAGATCGATTAATGTACTTTTTATTCATCCTTCATCCTTTTTAATGTAAAGCGATTATATCAAGTTATTATCTATTTTTTTACATAACGTAAGTACCTGATATAGTTGTGCACTTTCCATATTTCCGTTTGCTATTTAGCATTTTGGTAAATAGTAATATACATCAAAAATAAAGGAAATACCTTGGTATATATATATTCGCTTTATTGGATGCAAATACTCGCGGCTTCGTTAATCCGCTCAGCTGAGATGTCTTAGGCAACCGCTTTGTCGATGAACTGTCGTTCGTTAAACAAGTCTAACGTCCGGTTTCGTATCAAAGTGATCATTAGCGAGGATGGTTTTGGTTTATGAAAAGAGACCGCTTTGTGGCATTAGTTACGTTAAGAGTAGAAATACCAACGGCAGCAATGAGCTTAAATCAGCCACTCAAACATATTGTGATTTTTAGTTAAGCCTGTCCCTGATATGCTTATTATTTTACAAAAGCCAATGTCAGCTTACGGCTAACTCTTGACCTAAATAATGGCCGATAGCTAACGTCAAAAATGCGCACTAAGTAAGCTTAGTTTATTAGTGACAAACCTAATTTTATTCAGTGGTCACAGTCAATGTTATTAGGTGTCATAGTAGGATGAAAATGACTGGCTGTTGTGATGTAATTGGATGGCACAACGAATGTAATTGTCCATCAAATAACTCCCAGTTATTTATTTGTGATATAAAGAAGAATAAAAAGTAGCCTATGTTAACTAAATGGTTAAGAAAATGGTTCTAAATTTATTTTATATTTTTCAGTACTTTAATTGTCTCTGTTTAAGTTCGAAATTTTAGCTAGAACTGACCTCTTTAAAAGCGTTCTCTAGCTTGAATTTGTCTTTATTTGTAATCATAAAAAACAAATTTAGTTTTCAATAATATAAACAAAAAAATGAGAACTACCATGAAACAAACATTTGTCATTACCACTCTCCTTATTTTGTGCTGTGCATGTTCATCAAATACTACTGTTCTACCTGTTGATATAACAACTAAGCCCTATCTTTTTAGTTGTGAGGATAAGGGCTTAATAAAAGCGCTATATTCGAAGGGCGGTATTGAAGCAACGTTAGACATTAGCTTCCCAAAGCTTGGGATTAATAAAAAAACATTACATTTTCACCAAGCTATATCAGCCTCTGGCGCTCGTTATATTAATAAATCAAATAGCAACATCACGTATGAATGGCATACAAAGGCTGATTACGGGCACATCAGCATGCTTTCAGGCGCTAACAAGAATTTCAGTATTTCATGTCAATTACAATAGATTAATCTGGGAAGAAATATTAGTATTAATGCCCCTATTATAAATCTTAGCGTAAAATTCATATAACTCTCAATTATTAATCCACCAATAATCAATACTATAGAAAAACATTGAAAATTTTTCATTTTTTCTTCACTAAAAAACTAAAGAAGTCAAAACACCTGCCGATACCTACCTCTTACAAGTAAACGAGTAAGCGCTTTCACAATTTAACACCAAAAAACTTGCAAAAAGCGTACAAAAAAACCATTATTTGAATAACAGCATCTAAATCATCACATTCCAATGATATAACCATTGTTAATAATAGGTCAGACTG
The sequence above is a segment of the Colwellia sp. 20A7 genome. Coding sequences within it:
- a CDS encoding MliC family protein; protein product: MKQTFVITTLLILCCACSSNTTVLPVDITTKPYLFSCEDKGLIKALYSKGGIEATLDISFPKLGINKKTLHFHQAISASGARYINKSNSNITYEWHTKADYGHISMLSGANKNFSISCQLQ